In Zingiber officinale cultivar Zhangliang chromosome 8B, Zo_v1.1, whole genome shotgun sequence, a single genomic region encodes these proteins:
- the LOC122017301 gene encoding salt stress-induced hydrophobic peptide ESI3-like, whose protein sequence is MGSETLLEVVLAILLPPVGVFLRYGCGVEFWIDLLLTILGYIPGIIYAIYVLVG, encoded by the exons ATGGGTTCTGAGACGCTACTGGAGGTGGTATTGGCCATCTTGTTACCGCCCGTTGGAGTCTTCCTACGCTACGGCTGCGGC GTGGAGTTTTGGATCGATCTGTTGTTGACGATATTAGGTTACATACCTGGAATCATTTACGCCATCTATGTCTTGGTGGGATAG
- the LOC122014404 gene encoding pectinesterase-like → MAIFSSKLVLSSIVLICFLFPAPAVSTGIDHCEGTLYPELCVSTLSAIPHIHAKSLPDVICATIKASETAVNAAHKNCSIYLRHHSYTLDGRQRYAITDCLDLFSQTLNQLSAAWSHLSGGNASSRVEDVRTVLSAAITNQYTCLDGFAYVGHDGGYRQVIEGRLYHVSHMISNSLAMVRKIPRKVPRRREALEGYGSVDAARGFPEWVSKKDRRLLQAATNETSVDLVVAKDGSGNFTTVSEAVAAAPNNSKQRFVIYVKAGTYLENVEVPMSKKNLMLMGDGIGKTVIKASRNVVDGWTTFRSATVAVVGDGFLMRDVTVENSAGPSKHQAVALRVGADLSAFHRCSFVGNQDTLYVHSLRQFFYDCDVYGTIDFIFGNSAVVLQRCRLYARRPLPGQQNFFTAQAREDPNQNTGISVHRCQVKAAADLLPVQSSFLTYLGRPWKEYSRTVFMKSFLDSLIDPAGWSEWDGSFALSTLFYGEYENSGPGATTTGRVKWPGYRVINSSTEARAFTVEPFIEGDQWLTSVPFLPGLA, encoded by the exons ATGGCGATCTTTAGCAGCAAGCTCGTCCTTTCATCCATTGTCCTGATCTGTTTTCTTTTTCCGGCGCCGGCAGTATCCACAGGCATCGACCACTGTGAAGGCACTCTGTACCCGGAGCTCTGCGTATCCACCCTCTCCGCCATCCCGCACATCCACGCCAAGTCCCTCCCTGACGTCATCTGCGCCACCATCAAAGCCTCCGAGACCGCCGTCAATGCCGCTCACAAGAACTGCTCCATCTACCTCCGCCACCACAGCTACACCCTCGATGGCCGCCAGCGCTACGCCATCACCGACTGCCTCGACCTCTTCTCGCAGACCCTCAACCAGCTGTCCGCCGCCTGGTCCCACCTCTCCGGCGGCAACGCCTCCTCCCGCGTCGAAGACGTCCGCACCGTGCTCTCCGCCGCCATCACCAACCAGTACACCTGCCTTGACGGCTTCGCCTACGTCGGCCACGATGGCGGCTACCGCCAAGTCATCGAGGGCCGGCTCTACCACGTGTCTCACATGATCAGCAACTCCCTGGCCATGGTGAGGAAGATACCGCGGAAGGTGCCTCGCCGTCGGGAGGCCCTGGAGGGGTACGGCTCGGTGGACGCCGCCAGAGGGTTCCCGGAGTGGGTGTCGAAGAAGGACCGGAGGCTGCTGCAAGCGGCTACGAATGAGACGAGTGTGGACCTGGTCGTGGCGAAGGACGGGAGCGGGAACTTCACGACGGTAAGCGAGGCAGTGGCGGCGGCGCCAAACAACAGTAAGCAGAGGTTCGTGATCTACGTGAAGGCGGGGACGTATCTGGAGAACGTGGAGGTGCCGATGAGCAAGAAGAACTTGATGTTGATGGGCGACGGGATCGGAAAGACGGTGATCAAAGCAAGCAGGAACGTGGTGGATGGATGGACcaccttccgatcggccactgTCG CGGTGGTGGGCGACGGATTTTTGATGCGCGACGTGACGGTGGAGAACTCGGCCGGGCCGAGCAAGCACCAGGCCGTCGCCCTCCGCGTTGGCGCCGACCTCTCCGCCTTCCACCGGTGCAGCTTCGTGGGAAATCAGGACACCCTCTACGTCCACTCCCTCCGCCAGTTCTTCTACGATTGCGACGTCTACGGCACCATCGACTTCATCTTCGGCAACTCCGCCGTGGTGCTCCAGAGGTGCAGACTCTACGCCCGCCGTCCTCTCCCCGGCCAGCAGAACTTTTTCACGGCACAGGCGCGGGAGGACCCCAACCAGAACACCGGCATCTCCGTTCACAGATGCCAGGTCAAGGCGGCCGCCGACCTCTTACCGGTGCAATCCAGCTTCCTCACCTATCTCGGCCGGCCGTGGAAGGAGTACTCCCGCACTGTCTTCATGAAGTCGTTCCTCGACAGCTTGATCGATCCGGCGGGGTGGTCGGAGTGGGACGGGAGCTTCGCGCTCAGCACTCTATTTTACGGGGAATACGAGAACAGTGGGCCGGGGGCGACAACCACCGGCCGGGTGAAGTGGCCGGGGTACAGGGTTATCAACAGCTCCACCGAGGCGAGGGCGTTCACGGTAGAACCCTTCATCGAGGGGGATCAGTGGTTGACTTCCGTGCCTTTTCTCCCTGGATTAGCATAA